From Pseudanabaena sp. PCC 6802, one genomic window encodes:
- the cobM gene encoding precorrin-4 C(11)-methyltransferase gives MTIKPVYIIGAGPGDPELITVKGRNILARADVVIYANSLVPKQMLDVCRSDAELIPTANKTLEEIMPLVLAGARSQKLVARLHDGDPSLYGAIHEQIIALNEAGIAFEIIPGVSAFQLAAARLQVELTIPDLVQTIILTRISGRTQVPEREELSSLAAHQASLCLYLSARHVEHAQAKLLEHYPADTTVAICYRLGWPDEKLVLVPLTEMAAATSQEDLIRTTMYLVSPALGKVQGRSRLYHPTHDHLFRPKSLEI, from the coding sequence ATGACAATTAAGCCAGTTTATATTATTGGGGCGGGGCCGGGAGATCCGGAACTAATCACGGTTAAAGGTAGAAATATTTTGGCACGGGCAGATGTAGTGATTTATGCGAATTCGCTCGTACCTAAACAAATGCTGGACGTTTGTCGCAGCGATGCTGAATTAATCCCAACTGCAAATAAAACTTTAGAAGAAATCATGCCTCTGGTTTTGGCTGGCGCGCGATCGCAAAAACTAGTCGCGCGCTTGCACGATGGCGACCCTAGTCTTTATGGTGCTATTCACGAGCAAATTATCGCGCTCAATGAAGCTGGAATTGCATTTGAGATTATTCCCGGTGTCAGTGCGTTTCAACTCGCAGCCGCCAGATTGCAAGTTGAATTAACGATTCCCGATCTGGTGCAGACAATTATCCTCACGCGCATTAGCGGTCGCACCCAGGTTCCGGAGCGAGAGGAACTATCTAGTCTGGCCGCGCATCAAGCTTCCCTATGCCTGTATCTCAGCGCCCGACACGTCGAGCATGCCCAAGCAAAGTTGCTAGAACACTACCCCGCCGATACGACAGTGGCAATTTGCTACCGCCTTGGCTGGCCCGATGAAAAGCTCGTACTCGTGCCGCTGACGGAAATGGCAGCAGCCACCAGTCAAGAGGATTTGATTCGGACTACTATGTATTTAGTCAGCCCGGCTTTGGGTAAAGTGCAGGGGCGATCGCGCCTCTACCACCCCACACACGATCACCTATTCAGACCTAAAAGTCTTGAGATTTAA
- a CDS encoding DUF3352 domain-containing protein yields MPKQQFHLMTPVFGAAIVMYGGMGSIALAESRIPASSELSFAGISESNRFIPKKALMAISIPTDGKAWSQLERFHTPKTKRIFDREVAAFLRTGFPKNDYAKEIQPWLGNVTMAILPNSIGSQPKTESKYHFILVTEVKDLAAVAKYLDKEKVRDGGRVVAQKNYKGIEIVQIDREYGSSFVYALADRFLVLSDRVTALEQAIDTYKDGGSIVPALVTDKVEIENPIFQLYMPNFAESIQQIDAQSTDPTELPPQFLAQLKKVKSVNLGVGIDSAGIRTKVTSRLTSDLAWEFQPAPGKVVAQLPFDTFALVTGSNISDRWRQFNRDVQSFPELKSLLDTARQGLQSFPLQLDLDKDIFGWMDGEFAFGAIPVKEGILGEFGTAPIFIQQTSDRRTANLLFQKVEKLASGYGLVTIATRNIKGVSVTQWTLPGAPEPIVSYGWYANNTLFVTIGEQLVRRMTNRYNEPLTLNSDFQAAIASLSKPNLGYFYLDMDKTWAAIDKYLPKETKSEINPEVNAILGRIRGLGVTVSMSSPSTHKLEMLLSLKPRGLRNVWY; encoded by the coding sequence ATGCCCAAGCAGCAATTTCATCTCATGACTCCCGTTTTTGGTGCGGCAATTGTGATGTATGGCGGTATGGGGAGTATTGCCTTGGCGGAGAGCCGGATACCAGCAAGCTCTGAATTAAGCTTTGCCGGAATCTCTGAATCGAATAGGTTTATACCCAAAAAGGCTTTGATGGCAATTTCAATTCCGACGGATGGTAAGGCATGGTCTCAGCTAGAGCGGTTTCACACGCCGAAGACTAAAAGAATATTCGATCGCGAAGTCGCAGCGTTTCTAAGAACTGGCTTTCCGAAGAACGATTATGCGAAAGAAATTCAACCCTGGTTAGGCAATGTCACGATGGCAATTCTACCTAACTCTATAGGTTCGCAACCAAAGACAGAAAGCAAGTACCATTTCATCCTAGTTACTGAGGTCAAGGATCTTGCTGCTGTTGCCAAATATCTAGACAAGGAGAAAGTCCGAGATGGTGGCAGGGTAGTAGCACAAAAAAACTATAAGGGTATTGAGATCGTCCAAATCGATCGCGAGTATGGGAGTTCGTTTGTTTATGCCCTGGCCGATCGCTTTCTAGTACTCTCAGATAGAGTAACTGCTCTAGAACAAGCGATCGACACTTACAAAGATGGTGGATCGATTGTCCCTGCTCTAGTTACAGACAAAGTTGAGATTGAGAATCCCATTTTCCAACTTTACATGCCGAATTTTGCCGAGTCGATCCAGCAGATCGATGCCCAAAGTACCGATCCGACTGAGCTTCCACCTCAGTTTTTAGCGCAACTCAAAAAAGTAAAGTCAGTCAACCTGGGTGTTGGTATAGATAGTGCTGGCATCAGGACGAAAGTTACATCTAGACTGACCTCAGATTTAGCATGGGAATTTCAGCCTGCGCCTGGGAAGGTAGTTGCCCAGCTACCTTTTGACACATTTGCCCTGGTCACAGGTAGTAACATTAGCGATCGCTGGCGGCAGTTTAACCGAGATGTCCAAAGTTTCCCAGAGTTAAAAAGTCTACTCGATACAGCCAGACAGGGTCTTCAGTCTTTCCCATTACAACTCGATCTAGATAAGGATATTTTTGGCTGGATGGATGGGGAGTTTGCCTTTGGTGCGATTCCAGTTAAGGAAGGCATTCTTGGTGAATTTGGTACTGCCCCTATATTTATTCAGCAGACCAGCGATCGCCGCACGGCAAATTTATTATTCCAGAAGGTAGAAAAACTTGCCAGTGGTTATGGACTCGTAACCATAGCAACCAGGAATATAAAGGGTGTTTCCGTAACTCAATGGACATTGCCTGGCGCGCCCGAACCAATCGTCAGTTATGGTTGGTACGCTAACAATACACTGTTTGTGACGATTGGCGAGCAATTAGTCCGCAGGATGACAAATCGTTACAACGAGCCATTAACCCTCAACTCGGATTTCCAAGCAGCGATCGCTTCGCTGTCTAAGCCAAATCTGGGCTACTTCTATCTTGATATGGACAAAACCTGGGCTGCAATCGACAAATACCTACCAAAAGAGACTAAATCCGAAATTAATCCCGAAGTAAATGCGATCCTGGGGAGAATTCGCGGCTTAGGCGTAACCGTCTCGATGTCGAGTCCATCAACGCATAAACTCGAAATGCTTTTATCGCTGAAGCCACGCGGTTTGCGTAATGTATGGTATTAA
- the crtD gene encoding C-3',4' desaturase CrtD, whose protein sequence is MAKRRRVIVVGAGIGGLTAGALLAHRGYEVVMFDLADVPGGCASTFKRKGFTFDVGATQVAGLEPGGIHHRIFTELGVELPAATYCDPACAVYLPGETEPINIWRDRTKWQAERQRQFPGSEPFWQFLAELFEPSWAFQSRDPILPPRSLWDLWQLVKAVRLDTLTTVPYTFSTVGDALRGFGLERDRRLRTFLDLQLKLYSQVNAEETALLYAATSLALSQSPLGLFHLKGSMQVLNDRLVQALKRDGGKLYMQHLVEAIDIPDRQDRNNAMRVKVRNRRTGETWWESADEVVANVTVQNLVQLLGDKAPRGYRDRVRKLKPASVAFVAYLGVDRAAIPSGCPPHLQFLDSYDSNRSLFVSVSQDGDGRAPVGKATIIASEFTDAAEWWANDDYQAMKQRYMERAIAQLGQFFHLEGNIVHAEAATPRTFARYTAREQGFVGGIGMRVSTFGPFGFANRTPVKHVWLVGDSTHPGEGTAGTSYSALTVVRQIVRG, encoded by the coding sequence ATGGCGAAACGGCGGCGCGTAATTGTAGTGGGAGCAGGTATCGGTGGGCTGACGGCGGGGGCGCTATTGGCGCATCGCGGCTATGAGGTGGTTATGTTCGATCTGGCTGATGTCCCTGGTGGCTGTGCCTCTACATTCAAGCGTAAAGGTTTTACCTTTGATGTGGGGGCAACCCAGGTGGCAGGTTTGGAACCGGGAGGCATTCATCACCGCATCTTTACGGAATTAGGCGTAGAATTGCCTGCTGCTACCTACTGCGATCCTGCTTGTGCCGTCTATTTGCCAGGGGAAACGGAACCAATTAACATTTGGCGCGATCGCACCAAATGGCAAGCGGAAAGACAAAGGCAGTTTCCTGGTAGCGAACCATTTTGGCAGTTTCTGGCGGAATTATTTGAACCGAGCTGGGCATTTCAGTCTCGCGATCCCATTCTGCCGCCGCGCAGCCTGTGGGATCTGTGGCAATTAGTAAAAGCCGTGCGACTCGATACCTTAACGACCGTTCCCTATACTTTCTCGACCGTGGGCGACGCTCTGCGCGGTTTTGGGTTAGAGCGCGATCGTCGCCTCCGCACGTTTCTCGATCTGCAACTCAAACTCTACTCGCAGGTAAATGCTGAGGAAACTGCCCTTCTATATGCCGCAACATCATTAGCTCTATCGCAGTCACCCTTGGGGCTATTTCATCTCAAGGGTAGCATGCAAGTATTGAACGATCGCCTCGTGCAAGCCCTGAAACGCGATGGCGGTAAGTTATACATGCAGCATCTGGTAGAAGCGATCGATATCCCAGACCGCCAAGATCGCAATAATGCAATGCGCGTTAAAGTACGCAATCGACGCACGGGAGAAACCTGGTGGGAAAGCGCAGATGAAGTAGTCGCCAACGTCACGGTGCAGAATCTGGTGCAATTACTGGGCGATAAAGCGCCGCGTGGTTATCGCGATCGCGTTCGGAAACTAAAGCCCGCATCGGTTGCCTTTGTAGCATATTTGGGTGTCGATCGCGCTGCCATTCCGTCAGGATGTCCGCCGCACCTACAATTTCTAGATAGCTACGACTCCAACCGATCTCTGTTCGTTTCCGTCAGCCAGGACGGCGACGGGCGGGCACCTGTAGGTAAAGCAACGATTATTGCGTCGGAATTTACCGATGCTGCCGAGTGGTGGGCAAACGATGACTATCAGGCCATGAAGCAAAGGTATATGGAACGGGCGATCGCTCAACTCGGGCAATTCTTCCACCTGGAAGGGAATATCGTGCATGCTGAGGCAGCAACACCGCGTACGTTTGCCCGCTATACGGCACGGGAGCAGGGCTTTGTGGGGGGGATTGGTATGCGCGTATCGACATTTGGCCCGTTTGGTTTTGCCAACCGTACGCCCGTCAAGCATGTGTGGTTAGTGGGGGACAGCACGCATCCTGGCGAGGGGACAGCGGGGACGAGCTACTCGGCGTTGACAGTAGTGAGGCAAATTGTCAGGGGTTAA
- the serS gene encoding serine--tRNA ligase — protein MLDIKQLRSQTAEIQTKLNLRGGNFDLTPIVDLDRSMRELETKRSQLQAESNDIGKQVGQKMKSQSKEASGDGDAELQALRDKANQIKQEIASLEPQEKSLREQIETRLLEIPNLPSDTTPIGKNETENVEVRRWGDEYKPQHEVLSHWEIGEKLGVMNFERAVKIAQTRFVSLSGAGAALERALIQFMLNTHTAHNYQEILPPLLVNSASLRGTGQLPKFKEESFKCGDDDLWLIPTAEVPVTNLYRDEILAAEDLPIYHCAYTPCFRREAGSYGRDTRGLIRLHQFNKVELVKFVHPDTSAQEHEQLVADAEAILQALQLPYRVIELCTGDLGFSAAKCYDLEVWLPSANQYREISSCSNFGDFQARRANLRFKTKGKKGTELIHTLNGSALAVGRTMAAVLENYQQPDGRVKLPDVLQPLMGREYL, from the coding sequence GTGTTAGATATCAAGCAACTGCGATCGCAAACCGCCGAGATTCAAACCAAACTCAACCTCAGAGGTGGAAATTTTGATTTAACCCCGATTGTCGATCTGGATCGCTCGATGCGAGAGTTAGAGACGAAGCGATCGCAACTGCAAGCCGAAAGCAATGACATCGGCAAGCAGGTGGGACAAAAAATGAAGTCTCAATCTAAAGAAGCATCTGGAGATGGAGATGCCGAACTACAGGCGCTGAGAGATAAAGCCAATCAGATCAAACAGGAAATTGCCTCCCTAGAGCCGCAGGAGAAATCTCTGCGCGAACAAATCGAAACGCGACTGTTAGAAATCCCAAATCTGCCTAGCGATACTACGCCCATTGGGAAAAACGAAACTGAGAATGTGGAAGTGCGGCGCTGGGGCGATGAATATAAGCCTCAGCATGAGGTGCTATCCCATTGGGAAATCGGCGAAAAACTCGGTGTGATGAATTTCGAGCGTGCGGTCAAAATCGCGCAGACCCGGTTTGTCTCGCTTTCAGGAGCGGGAGCGGCTTTGGAGAGAGCGTTGATTCAGTTCATGCTCAATACCCATACAGCCCACAACTATCAAGAGATTTTGCCACCGCTTTTAGTTAACTCGGCTTCGCTAAGAGGAACGGGCCAGCTACCTAAATTTAAGGAAGAGTCGTTTAAATGCGGCGATGACGATCTGTGGCTAATTCCAACAGCGGAGGTTCCAGTTACTAACCTCTATCGCGATGAAATTCTAGCAGCGGAAGATCTGCCAATCTACCACTGCGCCTATACGCCCTGCTTCCGGCGCGAGGCGGGTAGCTATGGTCGCGATACGCGGGGGTTGATTCGCCTGCATCAGTTCAATAAAGTGGAGTTGGTGAAGTTTGTCCATCCCGATACCTCTGCTCAGGAGCACGAACAGTTGGTGGCAGATGCGGAAGCGATTCTACAAGCCTTGCAACTTCCTTATCGCGTCATCGAATTGTGCACTGGAGATCTGGGCTTTAGCGCCGCGAAATGCTACGACCTGGAAGTATGGCTGCCATCGGCAAATCAATATCGTGAAATCTCTAGCTGTTCCAATTTTGGCGATTTCCAAGCGCGGCGAGCGAATCTGCGCTTCAAGACTAAGGGTAAAAAAGGCACGGAATTGATCCATACCCTAAATGGCTCGGCACTGGCTGTGGGCAGAACTATGGCTGCCGTTTTGGAAAACTACCAGCAGCCCGATGGACGTGTTAAACTGCCTGATGTTTTGCAACCCCTGATGGGTAGAGAGTATCTGTGA
- a CDS encoding methylglyoxal synthase, with product MPISIAFIAHDTQKDDAIALAQKYRTTLSRYNLIATANTGKRLQTATGLTVELMRSRREGGDIEIAARIIAGEIACVICLFDPDSAQFLSPDLLTLLRVCQIHNVPLATNLATADTVLQALAKSRLAYLIFNPVAGQGNPDADLALIRQILEPQVQLKVIFTQPDRNPADRAKAAIAAIQAGNSTDPNTDFIIASGGDGTVSAVANALIGTEIPLGIIPRGTANAFSVALGIPTGLKQACETILTGNTCIVDAARCNDCPMILLAGIGFEAETVERASRDMKNLLGPLAYLVAGAQQLLEQKPFAVAVEIDGSVSQFQCAAITIANAAPPTSVLAQGLGEVIPHDGLLDVTIGISRSENLNLSDRLLAIDTIGKLFASALVKTPIEHEDLVCLRTAKIKVTATPPQKVVVDGEIIGTTPVEVECIPGGLTILAPLASNLSSVYG from the coding sequence ATGCCAATTTCCATTGCTTTTATAGCCCATGACACCCAGAAAGATGATGCGATCGCTCTGGCGCAAAAATACCGCACGACCTTATCTCGCTACAATTTAATTGCTACTGCCAATACGGGGAAACGGCTGCAAACTGCGACTGGTTTGACTGTCGAGTTAATGCGATCGCGCCGAGAAGGGGGCGACATTGAAATTGCCGCTCGGATAATTGCTGGTGAGATTGCCTGCGTCATTTGCCTTTTCGATCCCGATAGCGCTCAATTTCTCTCACCGGATCTCTTGACTTTATTGCGGGTGTGTCAGATCCATAATGTCCCCTTAGCAACTAATCTGGCGACAGCCGATACCGTTCTGCAAGCATTAGCGAAAAGCCGCCTCGCCTATCTGATTTTTAATCCGGTCGCGGGACAGGGAAATCCCGACGCAGATCTGGCTCTGATCCGCCAAATCCTGGAACCTCAGGTGCAACTTAAGGTTATTTTCACCCAACCAGATCGCAATCCTGCCGATCGGGCAAAAGCGGCGATCGCCGCGATTCAGGCGGGTAACTCGACAGATCCCAATACCGACTTTATCATTGCCTCCGGCGGTGACGGTACTGTTTCCGCAGTTGCCAATGCCCTGATCGGAACGGAAATTCCACTTGGGATTATTCCCAGAGGTACTGCCAATGCTTTCTCTGTAGCGCTGGGAATTCCGACAGGACTGAAACAAGCGTGCGAAACGATTCTGACGGGGAATACTTGCATTGTGGACGCGGCTCGTTGCAACGATTGTCCCATGATTTTGCTAGCTGGGATTGGTTTTGAAGCGGAAACGGTCGAACGGGCAAGTCGCGATATGAAAAATCTCTTGGGGCCTTTGGCATACCTGGTAGCAGGTGCGCAGCAGCTTTTAGAGCAGAAACCGTTCGCCGTGGCAGTGGAAATTGATGGTTCGGTCAGTCAGTTTCAATGTGCGGCTATCACTATTGCCAACGCTGCGCCTCCAACTTCCGTACTGGCGCAGGGATTGGGAGAAGTCATTCCCCACGATGGCTTACTTGATGTCACGATTGGGATTTCGAGAAGTGAGAATCTCAACTTATCCGATCGCCTGCTAGCGATCGACACCATCGGCAAGCTATTTGCTTCGGCACTGGTAAAAACTCCTATCGAGCACGAGGATTTGGTTTGTCTCCGAACTGCCAAAATCAAAGTTACAGCAACTCCACCTCAAAAAGTGGTAGTGGATGGTGAGATAATTGGTACGACTCCAGTGGAAGTAGAGTGCATTCCAGGTGGTTTGACCATACTTGCTCCACTGGCTAGCAATCTCAGTTCAGTTTATGGATAA
- a CDS encoding sigma-70 family RNA polymerase sigma factor, whose amino-acid sequence MTLSERTDAEVFQALRSGDRHALAILYDRYGELVYRLGLRILCNTQEAEDLTQEVFLALERTTAYNAKRGSMSAFLLTIARTRSIDRLRKAKSQQQFLQKWGRIDTTVSLSTPMDKAAATEISSRVRDALSSLPENQRQILEMAYYDGHSQSEISQNLDIPLGTVKTRSRQGLLKLRHILKDLVD is encoded by the coding sequence ATGACTTTATCGGAACGAACTGATGCTGAGGTGTTTCAAGCCTTGCGTTCAGGAGATCGCCATGCTTTAGCGATTCTCTACGATCGCTATGGTGAATTGGTCTACCGTTTAGGACTGCGCATTCTCTGCAATACCCAAGAAGCTGAAGATTTGACTCAAGAGGTGTTTTTAGCGCTAGAGCGTACAACTGCTTACAATGCCAAGCGAGGTTCAATGTCAGCTTTTCTGCTAACGATCGCTCGCACCAGATCCATCGACCGTCTGCGCAAGGCGAAGTCACAACAGCAGTTCTTGCAAAAATGGGGTCGCATCGATACGACCGTCAGCTTGAGTACGCCGATGGACAAAGCGGCAGCAACAGAAATCTCCAGTCGGGTTCGGGATGCCCTATCTTCCCTACCGGAAAATCAACGTCAGATTCTAGAAATGGCATACTACGACGGTCACAGCCAGTCAGAAATTTCGCAGAATCTAGATATTCCCTTAGGCACGGTAAAAACGCGATCGCGGCAAGGATTGCTAAAACTCAGACACATCTTGAAGGACTTGGTGGATTAG
- a CDS encoding anti-sigma factor domain-containing protein has translation MVDREQFEAWEELLAGYVLGDLSPEEVEEVNQLLISHPELFAEVNSLQETLALIPMSLPESSPSAGLRSRLLAQIDEQPQNQFRLELARNAIALPPSQRQIWAPLSRWLAILSGVAATIAVALGLDSYRLRQELASARSDASQYRALVAMLRQPDNRLLALKGMGATPTASGSITITPSSQTATIAIQNLTPLPQGKVYRLWAIVDGKKVECAEFVPDSQGKVWLQVPLDRFLSKTGTVAITVEPAQRNPQSTGEMVMQGGSTI, from the coding sequence ATGGTGGATAGGGAACAATTTGAAGCTTGGGAGGAACTTTTAGCAGGTTATGTTTTGGGGGATCTTTCACCGGAAGAAGTGGAAGAAGTGAATCAACTTTTGATCTCTCATCCCGAGCTATTTGCCGAGGTAAATTCTTTACAAGAAACTCTAGCATTAATTCCCATGTCACTGCCGGAGTCTTCGCCATCAGCAGGCTTACGCTCTAGACTCCTGGCACAGATCGACGAGCAGCCGCAAAACCAATTCCGGCTAGAACTGGCACGTAACGCGATCGCTCTGCCACCGAGTCAACGGCAAATTTGGGCACCCCTAAGTAGATGGTTGGCAATTCTGAGTGGTGTAGCGGCGACTATTGCAGTTGCGTTGGGTCTCGATAGCTACCGCCTGCGCCAGGAGCTTGCCAGCGCGCGATCGGATGCATCTCAGTATCGCGCGCTGGTGGCAATGTTACGGCAACCCGACAATCGCTTACTAGCGCTGAAGGGAATGGGAGCAACTCCTACCGCCTCGGGCAGTATTACAATTACCCCAAGCAGCCAGACCGCCACGATCGCAATTCAAAATCTGACTCCCTTACCCCAGGGAAAAGTTTATCGTCTATGGGCGATCGTCGATGGCAAAAAAGTGGAGTGTGCCGAGTTTGTCCCAGATTCTCAGGGTAAAGTATGGTTACAGGTTCCTTTAGATCGCTTTTTATCCAAGACAGGAACCGTAGCAATTACAGTCGAACCGGCACAGAGAAACCCTCAATCCACGGGTGAAATGGTAATGCAAGGCGGATCGACTATTTAG
- a CDS encoding tetratricopeptide repeat protein, with protein sequence MNLPKTAKLAKVSIALAVAVLVNWSLPGTTVFASNPATEAFELGVEKLQRKDYKGAIANFTQAIQADPKLTDAYIQRGIARHELEEYDSAIADFNKVLEIDATNPVAIYNRGEAKFHLQDLKGAIADFDKAIEVRPNYARAYSDRGVAHGVLGNLPKSLADLNRAIEIDPNYTDAYYNRGKARTGLSDPKGAIADYSKAIELNPKLADAYANRGILLYGMGKKTEAIADLQNAANLFQQQNNRDGYQQTLRIMQQVRSASDSK encoded by the coding sequence ATGAACTTACCAAAAACAGCAAAATTAGCAAAAGTATCGATCGCGCTCGCAGTAGCAGTACTGGTGAATTGGTCGCTGCCTGGTACGACCGTCTTTGCTTCAAATCCTGCCACTGAGGCATTCGAGCTTGGTGTAGAAAAATTGCAGCGCAAGGACTATAAAGGTGCGATCGCTAATTTCACTCAAGCAATTCAAGCCGATCCCAAACTAACCGATGCTTATATACAGCGAGGGATAGCGCGACATGAGTTAGAGGAATACGACAGCGCGATCGCTGATTTTAATAAGGTTTTAGAAATCGATGCAACTAACCCCGTAGCAATTTACAATCGCGGTGAAGCCAAATTTCATTTACAGGACTTGAAGGGAGCGATCGCCGACTTTGACAAAGCGATCGAAGTGCGTCCCAATTATGCAAGAGCGTATAGCGATCGCGGCGTGGCTCATGGAGTGCTGGGCAATTTGCCCAAATCCTTAGCCGATCTTAACCGAGCCATTGAAATCGATCCAAATTACACCGATGCTTATTACAATCGCGGCAAGGCGCGCACTGGCTTGAGCGATCCCAAGGGCGCGATCGCCGACTACAGCAAAGCGATAGAACTCAACCCTAAATTGGCAGATGCCTATGCCAATCGCGGCATTTTGCTCTACGGCATGGGGAAAAAAACAGAAGCGATCGCCGACTTGCAGAATGCCGCCAATCTATTCCAGCAACAAAATAATCGAGATGGATACCAACAAACGCTAAGAATTATGCAGCAGGTGCGTTCTGCCTCAGATTCCAAATAA
- a CDS encoding transporter substrate-binding domain-containing protein: MRSSNRCVDVKPVVRAIAIMRSAMRAVAGGVLVWAISTPPVLAQANRSVNPPAVPQVPKTLNVATRVGVPPFVFEENGELKGFSIELWQKISEELGVQYKFARNSNVRDLLNAVKTDKVDVGIAAISITSDREEQFDFSYPMFESGLQIMVLAKSTGSSSPNFLSLFFSPSLLQLFGIMILIVLVPAHIIWFSERGRDGGMEISHSYFPGIFQACWWAAATLATQADSMPKAVVGRIVAVIWMFTSVVFVAYFTATVTTSLTVQQLQSNIKGPDDLPGKVVATTKGSTSAKYLSDRNIQKLEFTNINDAYDSLLKGEADAIVFDSPVLMYYAAHQGKGRVQVVGEVFQKENYGIVFATNSPLRKPVNNALLTLQEKGIYQQLYDKWFRDR; the protein is encoded by the coding sequence TTGAGGAGCAGTAATCGTTGTGTTGATGTTAAACCCGTGGTTCGAGCGATCGCAATAATGCGGTCGGCGATGCGGGCAGTGGCTGGCGGGGTCTTGGTGTGGGCGATTTCTACTCCTCCAGTCCTAGCTCAAGCAAATCGCTCTGTCAATCCTCCTGCTGTCCCGCAGGTTCCCAAGACTCTCAACGTCGCAACTAGAGTAGGCGTGCCTCCATTTGTGTTTGAGGAGAACGGAGAGCTAAAAGGTTTTAGCATTGAGTTGTGGCAGAAAATTTCGGAAGAACTGGGCGTACAGTACAAGTTTGCTCGAAATTCCAATGTGAGGGATTTGCTCAATGCGGTGAAGACAGATAAGGTCGATGTGGGTATTGCCGCCATTTCAATCACTTCGGATCGCGAAGAGCAGTTCGATTTCTCATATCCCATGTTTGAATCGGGCTTGCAAATTATGGTACTGGCAAAATCCACTGGGAGCAGTAGTCCCAACTTCCTCTCATTATTTTTCTCTCCTTCTCTCTTACAGCTATTTGGGATTATGATCCTGATCGTGCTTGTGCCAGCACATATAATTTGGTTTTCCGAGCGCGGACGCGATGGCGGTATGGAAATTTCGCATTCCTATTTTCCTGGTATTTTTCAGGCGTGTTGGTGGGCAGCCGCCACGCTCGCCACGCAAGCCGATTCTATGCCAAAGGCGGTAGTGGGTAGAATTGTGGCCGTAATCTGGATGTTTACGAGTGTCGTATTTGTGGCTTACTTTACCGCAACTGTGACAACCTCCCTCACAGTCCAGCAACTTCAAAGTAATATTAAAGGCCCAGACGATCTGCCAGGGAAAGTTGTTGCCACCACTAAAGGTAGCACTTCAGCTAAGTACCTGAGCGATCGCAACATTCAGAAATTAGAATTTACCAACATTAATGATGCGTACGACAGCCTGCTGAAAGGCGAAGCGGACGCAATTGTCTTTGATTCCCCCGTATTGATGTACTACGCAGCGCATCAAGGGAAAGGGAGAGTACAGGTTGTGGGGGAAGTTTTTCAGAAAGAGAATTATGGCATTGTCTTTGCCACCAATAGCCCCCTGCGCAAGCCTGTTAATAATGCTCTATTAACTTTGCAAGAGAAAGGGATCTATCAGCAGCTCTACGATAAATGGTTTCGCGATCGGTAG